Proteins encoded within one genomic window of Humulus lupulus chromosome 1, drHumLupu1.1, whole genome shotgun sequence:
- the LOC133825377 gene encoding actin-related protein 8-like codes for MQVRAPSQPVVVSIPILHYDDTESAKASRRQLKEAIYTALFNMNVPTVCAINQATLALYAARRTSGIVVNIGFQVTSVVPILHGKVMRKVGLEVVGLGALKITGFLKELMQQNNISFESLYTVRTLKEVQVLLVS; via the exons ATGCAGGTAAGAGCACCATCACAGCCAGTGGTTGTGTCTATACCAATATTGCATTATGATG ATACTGAATCTGCAAAAGCATCAAGACGGCAACTCAAGGAAGCTATATATACAGCACTATTTAACATGAATGTTCCTACTGTTTGTGCAATTAATCAG GCAACTTTAGCTTTGTATGCTGCTAGAAGAACTTCAGGAATTGTTGTAAATATTGGGTTTCAAGTCACATCAGTTGTTCCAA TTTTACATGGTAAAGTAATGCGCAAAGTGGGTTTGGAGGTTGTGGGACTGGGAGCACTAAAAATTACCGGGTTTCTTAAGGAGTTGATGCAGCAGAACAATATTAGTTTTGAATCGCTATACACCGTTCGCACTTTGAAAGAGGTACAAGTCTTGCTTGTTTCTTGA
- the LOC133825386 gene encoding protein MOR1-like, producing MLLRLAYAVKESTLDSLITELLLWLLDERVPHMDDGIQLLKALNVLMLNILDKTCHFISSLFFFSFILILTRMSYFSLICYSTLQDNADRTSSFVVLINLLRPLDPSRWPSPASNETFAVRNQKFSDLVVKCLIKLTKEGNVANQREHLILLLANIHIQKTNKQSVLKDLAGKGHQVN from the exons atgttaCTGAGACTGGCTTATGCTGTCAAGGAAAGCACTCTTGATAGTCTAATTACTGAGCTCCTTCTATGGCTGTTGGATGAGAGAGTTCCACATATGGATGATGGCATCCAGCTTTTAAAAGCTCTGAATGTTCTGATGTTAAACATTCTGGATAAGACTTGCCATTTCATTTCTTCcctcttctttttttcatttattcTTATCCTGACTCGCATGTCTTATTTTAGTCTGATTTGTTATTCAACTTTACAGGATAATGCAGATCGAACTTCATCCTTTGTTGTTCTCATCAATCTCTTACGTCCATTAGATCCTTCAAGGTGGCCCTCACCTGCATCAAATGAGACATTTGCTGTCAGAAATCAGAAGTTCTCTGATCTGGTTGTTAAATGTTTGATAAAACTTACAAAG GAAGGCAATGTTGCCAACCAGAGGGAACATCTAATTCTTCTCCTTGCCAATATTCACATTCAGAAAACTAATAAGCAGTCTGTCTTGAAG GATCTTGCAGGCAAAGGACACCAAGTGAATTAG